The following coding sequences lie in one Halorarum halophilum genomic window:
- a CDS encoding ester cyclase — protein sequence MVDTNRQVIERLYEDVWNGKNPNTAEELVHDAYVIHDRELAEKLQGPELYNALASSTRELFSDLTFTIEDVVAADDAVALRWTMVGTHDGPLFGVEPTGEQVELTAIEINRFEDGQLIETWTQSDQLGLMEQVGAVQPTD from the coding sequence ATGGTCGACACCAACCGCCAGGTGATCGAGCGGCTGTATGAGGACGTCTGGAACGGCAAGAACCCGAACACGGCCGAGGAACTGGTACACGACGCATACGTCATCCACGACCGGGAACTCGCCGAGAAGTTGCAGGGGCCTGAACTCTACAACGCGCTCGCGTCGTCGACGCGTGAGTTGTTCTCGGATCTGACGTTCACCATCGAAGACGTGGTCGCCGCGGATGACGCGGTCGCCCTCCGATGGACGATGGTGGGAACGCACGATGGGCCGCTGTTCGGGGTCGAACCCACCGGAGAGCAGGTCGAACTGACTGCAATCGAGATCAATCGGTTCGAGGATGGTCAACTAATCGAGACCTGGACGCAAAGCGACCAGTTAGGCCTCATGGAACAGGTCGGTGCAGTGCAACCGACCGACTGA
- a CDS encoding CPBP family intramembrane glutamic endopeptidase, whose amino-acid sequence MLRTDTDPPTFESGSLVPVATYLLVIAVLSGLTLVSAGTPPPPLLAVGWSAFLVVLAIGVLKIEDVSPRSILPPARTLIPVIGVLVAFWALYNLVAFALALGGVHGFEATRSRTAIHPLSYLLALLSSFLITAIPEELVFRSYLQQKLIALIGGQTRHAVVSSIVIVAVLFALFHLPRWFLASGHGVSVALVGRLVGLTLMGLTYGVVYALTRNLWLVALFHATMNHPPVLVTVSIPSDLHLVAAVIEYAAIISVVYLTVRVTEPDRTTLVLPRQATASSMDD is encoded by the coding sequence ATGTTGCGCACTGACACGGACCCGCCGACGTTCGAGAGCGGGTCTCTGGTACCCGTCGCAACGTACCTCCTCGTCATCGCCGTCCTATCCGGACTGACGCTTGTATCCGCGGGAACACCGCCGCCACCCCTCTTGGCAGTGGGCTGGAGTGCGTTCCTCGTCGTGCTCGCCATCGGTGTGCTCAAAATCGAGGACGTCTCACCACGCTCGATCCTTCCGCCCGCCCGAACACTAATCCCCGTGATCGGGGTTCTCGTCGCGTTCTGGGCGCTATACAACCTAGTCGCGTTCGCCCTCGCATTGGGTGGTGTTCACGGATTCGAAGCCACGAGGTCACGGACCGCTATCCATCCGCTCTCGTACCTCCTGGCCCTCCTCAGTTCGTTCTTGATCACCGCGATACCGGAAGAACTCGTCTTTCGCAGCTATCTCCAGCAGAAACTCATCGCGCTGATCGGCGGCCAAACCCGCCACGCGGTCGTCTCGAGTATCGTGATCGTGGCGGTCCTGTTCGCTCTCTTTCACCTCCCGAGGTGGTTTCTCGCATCGGGTCACGGGGTCAGCGTTGCGCTAGTGGGGCGGCTCGTTGGCTTGACTCTCATGGGCCTGACCTACGGGGTTGTATACGCGTTGACGCGTAACCTCTGGCTGGTCGCCCTGTTCCACGCGACGATGAATCATCCACCAGTCTTAGTCACGGTGAGTATCCCATCCGACCTTCACTTAGTAGCAGCTGTCATCGAGTACGCCGCCATCATCTCGGTAGTGTACCTGACCGTGCGTGTAACCGAACCTGACAGGACTACTCTCGTCTTGCCCCGACAAGCGACGGCGTCCTCGATGGACGACTAA
- a CDS encoding TetR/AcrR family transcriptional regulator, producing MPTFTDEKRAKVRESLRESGRELFARHGVRKTTISELTESAGIGTGTFYRFYDSKEDLYVDIVEKQTEALIPRLLRESVQKYDDPEQAIAALLDATFDEFESNPLLRQVIAEDEVSHLRDSVPDEELTKKRAHSMEFVLPHIENWYDEGKVIGPDPETIAETIRAVSRIVLQREQIGEERYPEVRDTLVAAVAAGLTDVSGSPGVSDE from the coding sequence ATGCCCACATTTACAGACGAGAAGCGAGCGAAAGTTCGCGAGTCGCTTCGAGAATCCGGCCGCGAACTGTTCGCTCGCCACGGGGTGCGAAAGACGACGATATCGGAACTCACGGAGTCGGCTGGAATCGGTACTGGGACGTTCTACCGGTTCTACGACTCAAAAGAGGACCTCTACGTCGACATCGTCGAGAAGCAAACCGAGGCGTTGATTCCTCGACTCCTGCGCGAGTCCGTCCAAAAGTACGACGATCCAGAGCAGGCCATCGCGGCGCTGCTCGATGCAACGTTCGACGAGTTCGAGTCGAATCCACTGCTCCGGCAAGTGATCGCAGAGGACGAGGTCAGCCACCTCCGTGACAGCGTTCCAGACGAGGAACTCACGAAGAAGCGTGCTCACTCGATGGAGTTCGTCCTCCCGCACATCGAGAACTGGTACGACGAAGGGAAGGTCATCGGTCCAGACCCCGAGACCATCGCGGAGACGATTCGCGCGGTCAGCCGAATCGTCCTCCAGAGGGAGCAGATTGGCGAGGAACGGTACCCGGAGGTTCGGGATACGCTCGTCGCCGCCGTCGCGGCGGGGTTGACGGACGTGTCCGGTTCTCCGGGGGTCTCGGATGAGTGA
- a CDS encoding PEP/pyruvate-binding domain-containing protein has translation MSDIGVPESLEADRPYVVSLDDPAATDLALVGGKGANLARLVEAGLPVPDGFCVTTVAYRELVSDESVDALFDRLSDLDPTNTESIADVGASLRTSIEALDLPPAVRDAIETALADRATEAGSETAYAVRSSATAEDLPDASFAGQQETFLNARGVEEIIDSVRACMASLFTDRAIAYRAKNGIPHEDVALSVVVQRMVTPEVSGIMFTADPTSGNRRITAIEAGLGLGEAFVSGEAAADSVLVDARTGEILDYEVGVQRTAIRPLPEGGVETVDLSADERSARALSDDQVRTLVKVGAEVEALFGHPQDVEWCLEDGSVRIVQSRPITTLFPVPTPEPSDDRLHVYYSLGHAQAFAEALPPLVRDIWMSYTETTFEEFGFDGRGPWAVEAGGRVYMDATNLLRVGILRGLVPTQLAATSEPMGAAMEAILEQRSEEFHTDRSVAETLAATPALARGMWRGLSTSRPLLSTMMDGFPGAFIGTPTPPECEEAKWTAWGRNIASQVRDAETPTERVRAVFDLLGDAIDFPPAGPLLAALAAGEVLERMFPDAPEDVNAVGRGFPEEVVTRINLGLGDLADIARDTSPVATALRQGAALDDIESLDGSEEFLTELDEFLDEFGHRATGEIDVSRPRWREDPSALLATIGANLEHGEAGEHRKHVRRMEREALAAAERLERRASHGPLGPLRRRVVRRLVRTYRGYIQTREYPKQGAAHMFTAWRDAFCDAGEVLVAEGHLSDPSDVWFLRVSELLAALDGESIDVDVAARRAEFERHKTMDAPPVLTSEGEAPAGRVNREDVPEGALVGTGVSGGVVEGVARVIRDPAKETIENGEILVAPSSDPGWTPLFLNAGGMVVEVGGRMSHGALVAREYGIPAVVSVPEATTVIETGQRIRIDGTRGIVEVLDS, from the coding sequence ATGAGTGATATCGGGGTCCCGGAATCCCTCGAAGCGGACCGCCCGTACGTCGTCTCCCTGGACGACCCAGCGGCGACCGACCTCGCTCTGGTCGGTGGGAAAGGGGCGAACCTCGCTCGGCTCGTCGAGGCAGGACTTCCGGTACCCGACGGATTCTGTGTAACGACCGTCGCCTACCGAGAACTCGTCAGCGACGAGTCTGTCGACGCATTGTTCGACCGGCTCTCGGATCTCGACCCAACGAACACTGAGTCGATCGCCGACGTCGGGGCGTCCCTTCGCACGAGCATCGAAGCACTCGACCTCCCACCAGCAGTCCGAGACGCTATCGAAACCGCCCTCGCCGACCGAGCGACCGAAGCCGGCTCCGAGACGGCGTATGCAGTGCGCTCATCGGCGACAGCCGAAGACCTGCCGGACGCCTCCTTCGCCGGCCAGCAAGAGACGTTTCTCAACGCCCGAGGCGTCGAGGAGATCATCGACAGTGTCCGAGCCTGCATGGCGAGCCTGTTCACCGACCGTGCCATCGCGTACCGCGCGAAGAACGGGATTCCGCACGAGGACGTCGCGCTCTCGGTCGTCGTCCAGCGGATGGTCACACCGGAAGTGTCCGGCATCATGTTCACCGCCGACCCGACGAGCGGTAATCGTCGTATTACCGCGATCGAGGCCGGACTCGGCCTCGGGGAGGCGTTCGTCTCGGGAGAGGCCGCCGCCGACTCGGTTCTGGTCGACGCGCGAACCGGTGAGATACTCGACTACGAGGTGGGCGTTCAGCGAACTGCGATTCGCCCGCTTCCCGAGGGTGGTGTCGAGACGGTCGACCTTTCAGCTGACGAGCGTTCGGCTCGTGCGCTCTCAGACGACCAGGTTCGGACGCTGGTCAAAGTAGGTGCCGAAGTCGAAGCACTGTTCGGACACCCGCAGGACGTAGAGTGGTGTCTCGAGGACGGTTCGGTCCGAATCGTCCAGTCGCGGCCGATTACGACGCTGTTCCCTGTACCCACGCCTGAACCGTCGGACGACCGACTCCACGTCTACTACAGCTTGGGGCATGCGCAGGCGTTCGCCGAGGCGTTGCCGCCACTCGTGCGGGACATCTGGATGTCCTACACGGAGACGACGTTCGAGGAGTTCGGGTTCGACGGTCGCGGGCCTTGGGCGGTCGAAGCGGGCGGGCGGGTATACATGGACGCAACGAACCTCCTGCGGGTCGGCATCCTCAGAGGATTGGTCCCTACCCAGCTCGCGGCCACGAGCGAACCGATGGGTGCCGCGATGGAGGCCATCCTCGAGCAACGAAGCGAGGAGTTCCACACCGACCGGTCGGTTGCCGAGACGCTGGCAGCGACACCCGCACTTGCCCGAGGGATGTGGAGAGGGCTGTCGACCAGCCGACCACTCCTGTCGACGATGATGGACGGCTTCCCTGGTGCGTTCATCGGGACGCCGACGCCGCCAGAGTGCGAGGAAGCGAAGTGGACGGCGTGGGGGCGGAACATCGCATCGCAGGTTCGAGACGCAGAGACGCCCACCGAGCGAGTGCGTGCCGTGTTTGACTTGCTGGGCGACGCTATCGACTTCCCGCCCGCCGGCCCGCTGCTCGCCGCACTCGCAGCCGGTGAGGTGCTCGAACGGATGTTCCCGGACGCACCAGAGGACGTCAACGCGGTCGGACGGGGATTTCCGGAAGAGGTGGTGACACGGATCAACCTCGGACTCGGGGACCTCGCGGACATCGCCCGTGACACCTCCCCGGTCGCGACCGCGCTCCGTCAGGGGGCGGCGCTCGATGACATAGAGTCGCTCGACGGTAGCGAAGAGTTCCTCACCGAACTCGACGAGTTCCTTGACGAATTCGGACACCGTGCGACCGGCGAAATCGATGTAAGCCGTCCTCGATGGCGAGAAGATCCGTCGGCGTTGCTCGCGACGATTGGCGCGAACCTCGAACATGGTGAGGCAGGCGAACACCGAAAGCACGTCCGTCGGATGGAACGGGAGGCACTCGCGGCTGCAGAACGGTTAGAACGGAGAGCTTCCCACGGCCCCCTCGGCCCACTGCGGCGACGAGTCGTACGGCGACTGGTCAGAACGTACCGCGGGTACATCCAGACCCGAGAGTATCCGAAGCAGGGGGCCGCGCACATGTTCACAGCATGGCGCGACGCGTTCTGCGATGCTGGCGAAGTACTCGTCGCCGAGGGCCATCTCAGCGACCCGTCGGACGTCTGGTTCCTGCGCGTCAGTGAACTGCTCGCCGCACTTGACGGCGAGTCGATAGACGTTGATGTCGCCGCCCGCCGAGCGGAGTTCGAGCGCCACAAGACGATGGACGCCCCACCTGTGCTGACGAGCGAAGGCGAGGCACCCGCTGGTCGCGTCAACCGAGAGGACGTGCCCGAGGGCGCGCTCGTCGGCACCGGCGTCTCGGGTGGCGTTGTCGAAGGCGTCGCACGAGTCATCCGTGATCCCGCGAAGGAAACCATCGAGAACGGTGAGATCCTGGTCGCACCATCGTCGGACCCCGGCTGGACACCGCTGTTTCTGAACGCGGGGGGGATGGTTGTCGAAGTCGGAGGTCGGATGAGCCACGGCGCACTCGTCGCTCGAGAGTATGGGATTCCGGCCGTCGTCTCGGTACCTGAGGCGACCACCGTGATTGAAACCGGCCAACGAATTCGCATCGATGGGACGCGTGGTATCGTCGAAGTGCTGGACTCTTGA
- a CDS encoding trimeric intracellular cation channel family protein: protein MTQEIVDALFGDPFAVMNTIGLVAFALVGATKAIREEFDMFGVTVVGLATAFAGGMTRDLLVDRIPLALSSPIEIGLGVLGVGLAIGVSATLESADTHPLTLLSDAIGLAAFTTAGAIVATQADIPAFGIVAIATVNAVGGGAVADILLDRSPFILLVDFYASCAVLGGSTYWLVVTAGGSDGTAAALCAAVVIGTRTGALIYGWSVPSAQGLGLTRE, encoded by the coding sequence GTGACACAGGAGATCGTCGACGCACTGTTCGGTGATCCATTCGCCGTGATGAACACGATCGGGCTCGTCGCGTTCGCGCTGGTTGGCGCAACGAAGGCGATACGCGAGGAGTTCGATATGTTCGGGGTCACCGTGGTCGGGCTCGCCACAGCATTTGCTGGCGGGATGACCCGTGACCTCCTCGTCGATCGGATTCCGCTCGCACTCAGCTCCCCTATCGAGATCGGTCTCGGGGTGCTCGGTGTCGGGCTGGCGATCGGGGTGAGTGCTACACTCGAATCAGCCGACACCCATCCACTGACGTTGCTCTCGGATGCGATTGGGCTTGCCGCGTTTACCACGGCAGGCGCCATCGTCGCAACGCAGGCCGATATCCCGGCCTTCGGCATCGTCGCGATTGCGACGGTCAACGCGGTTGGGGGTGGTGCCGTTGCGGATATCCTGCTGGATCGCTCACCGTTCATCCTGCTCGTCGACTTCTACGCCAGTTGTGCCGTGCTGGGTGGCAGCACGTACTGGCTCGTCGTCACCGCCGGCGGCTCGGACGGAACCGCTGCAGCACTGTGCGCAGCAGTGGTCATTGGAACACGAACGGGTGCACTCATCTACGGTTGGTCGGTCCCGTCAGCACAAGGACTGGGGTTAACACGCGAGTAG
- a CDS encoding glycosyltransferase family protein: MWTDDDFHHPPDWLATLNSDYEDHGSVSEVPYFVGRDPLSVLLEPLYASAGSLPLSLGDQIWGGSVIFERGDIDEAAFLDELRRTVSDDGLLMEYLQVTNVGRTHIVPIGGSIHEAVERPVRWTQILRWHFHGAITGTWFVSLLVLAGAVLAPVPAVVALTVLHLGVNEVLGVRRWTAVLAYPALFVFVPLLLYAFVRRTFVWGGRRYRWRGKFDVAVVE, from the coding sequence GTGTGGACCGACGACGACTTCCACCACCCGCCGGACTGGCTGGCGACCCTTAACTCGGACTACGAGGACCACGGGTCGGTATCGGAGGTGCCGTACTTCGTCGGGCGGGACCCCCTGTCGGTGTTGCTCGAACCGTTGTACGCATCGGCTGGCTCGCTACCCCTCTCCCTCGGCGACCAGATCTGGGGCGGCTCGGTTATCTTCGAACGGGGCGACATCGACGAGGCCGCGTTTCTCGACGAGCTTCGGCGGACCGTCAGCGACGATGGGCTCCTCATGGAGTACCTCCAGGTGACGAACGTCGGCCGGACACACATCGTCCCCATCGGAGGGTCCATCCACGAGGCGGTCGAACGCCCGGTTCGGTGGACGCAAATTCTCCGGTGGCACTTTCACGGGGCTATCACCGGGACGTGGTTCGTCTCGCTGCTCGTCCTTGCAGGGGCGGTCCTGGCCCCAGTCCCTGCGGTGGTGGCCTTGACGGTGCTGCACCTCGGCGTCAACGAGGTCCTGGGCGTCCGCCGGTGGACGGCCGTATTGGCGTATCCGGCGCTGTTCGTGTTTGTGCCCCTCCTGCTGTACGCGTTCGTCCGCCGGACGTTCGTCTGGGGCGGTCGGCGATACCGCTGGCGCGGGAAGTTCGACGTGGCGGTGGTCGAGTAG
- a CDS encoding helix-turn-helix domain-containing protein, which yields MPRATLKTKSNDGLVALSEAHPDAVFKVLGAWPDEEGLRLLVETDALGVDPLIETLGVISAVTGFEIRYGGSDRVLFEVTTTTPEPHGAMADSGIVPSFPLHLEDGWFVGDLVASQDQLSVFCDELDSAGIEYRITQVSATPAESPLLTDRQREVVDVALVHGYYDSPRDCTLTTLAEHLDVSKSAVSRVLHRAEGKIINAYRPAETDSRSPAN from the coding sequence ATGCCCCGGGCAACGCTGAAAACCAAGTCGAACGACGGGCTCGTCGCGCTATCCGAAGCCCATCCCGACGCGGTATTCAAAGTTCTTGGAGCGTGGCCCGACGAGGAGGGGCTTCGCCTGCTCGTCGAGACGGACGCGCTCGGAGTTGACCCGCTCATCGAGACGCTTGGGGTGATTTCCGCCGTTACCGGTTTCGAGATCCGTTACGGGGGTTCCGACCGGGTTCTCTTCGAGGTTACCACGACGACACCTGAACCACACGGTGCAATGGCGGACTCGGGTATCGTTCCGTCGTTTCCGTTGCACCTCGAAGACGGGTGGTTCGTCGGTGACCTCGTCGCGTCGCAAGACCAGCTCTCGGTGTTTTGCGACGAACTGGATTCGGCCGGAATCGAGTATCGGATCACGCAGGTCTCCGCGACGCCGGCGGAGTCTCCCCTGCTTACTGACCGTCAGCGAGAGGTCGTCGATGTCGCCCTGGTGCACGGATACTACGATTCACCCCGTGACTGTACGCTTACGACGCTCGCTGAGCACCTCGACGTGAGCAAATCCGCCGTGAGTCGCGTGCTTCATCGGGCCGAGGGGAAGATCATCAATGCGTATAGGCCGGCGGAAACCGATTCACGATCACCTGCGAATTAG
- the tuf gene encoding translation elongation factor EF-1 subunit alpha, with protein sequence MSQDKPHQNLAIIGHVDHGKSTLVGRLLYETGSVPEHVIEQHREEAEEKGKGGFEFAYVMDNLAEERERGVTIDIAHQEFSTDTYYFTIVDTPGHRDFVKNMITGASQADHAVLVVAADDGVAPQTQEHVFLARTLGIDELIVAVNKMDIVDYSQDTYDEVVSEVKDLLNQVRFDTDDAEFIPVSAFKGDNVAEHSENTPWYDGETVLEALNNLPEPSPPTDAPLRLPIQDVYTISGIGTVPVGRVETGMLNTGDNVSFQPSDVGGEVKTIEMHHEEVSEAGPGDNVGFNVRGVGKDDIRRGDVCGPAADPPTVAETFQAQIVVMQHPSVITAGYTPVFHAHTAQVACTIESLDQKLDPASGEVAEENPDFIQNGDAAVVTVRPQKPLSIEPSSEIPELGSFAIRDMGQTIAAGKVLKINART encoded by the coding sequence ATGAGCCAAGACAAACCCCACCAGAACCTGGCCATCATTGGCCACGTCGATCACGGGAAGTCCACGCTCGTGGGTCGCCTGCTCTACGAAACGGGGAGCGTCCCCGAGCACGTCATCGAACAGCACCGGGAGGAAGCTGAGGAGAAGGGCAAGGGTGGCTTCGAGTTCGCTTACGTCATGGACAACCTGGCGGAGGAGCGAGAGCGCGGTGTCACCATCGACATCGCCCACCAGGAGTTCTCGACGGACACGTACTACTTCACCATCGTCGACACCCCCGGGCACCGTGACTTCGTGAAGAACATGATCACGGGCGCCTCGCAGGCCGATCACGCAGTCCTCGTCGTCGCGGCCGACGATGGCGTTGCACCCCAGACTCAGGAACACGTGTTCCTCGCACGGACCCTCGGGATCGATGAGCTCATCGTCGCGGTCAACAAGATGGATATCGTCGACTACTCGCAGGACACCTACGACGAGGTCGTCTCCGAGGTCAAGGACCTCCTCAACCAGGTCCGCTTCGACACGGACGATGCGGAGTTTATCCCCGTGTCCGCCTTCAAGGGCGACAACGTCGCCGAACACTCCGAGAACACCCCCTGGTACGACGGCGAAACCGTCCTCGAGGCACTGAACAACCTGCCGGAGCCGTCTCCGCCGACGGACGCGCCGCTCCGCCTGCCGATCCAGGACGTCTACACCATCTCCGGCATCGGGACCGTGCCGGTCGGCCGTGTCGAAACGGGGATGCTCAACACGGGCGACAACGTCAGCTTCCAGCCCTCGGACGTCGGTGGCGAGGTAAAGACGATCGAGATGCACCACGAGGAGGTGTCCGAGGCCGGCCCCGGCGACAACGTCGGGTTCAACGTCCGCGGCGTCGGCAAGGACGACATCCGCCGCGGCGACGTCTGTGGGCCCGCTGCCGACCCACCGACGGTCGCCGAGACGTTCCAGGCTCAAATCGTCGTCATGCAGCACCCATCCGTGATCACGGCGGGCTACACGCCGGTCTTCCACGCCCACACGGCGCAGGTCGCGTGTACCATCGAGTCGCTCGACCAGAAGCTCGACCCGGCCTCGGGTGAGGTCGCCGAGGAGAACCCGGACTTCATCCAGAACGGCGACGCCGCGGTCGTCACCGTCCGCCCGCAGAAGCCGCTCAGCATCGAGCCGTCGAGCGAGATCCCGGAACTCGGGAGCTTCGCCATCCGCGACATGGGTCAGACCATCGCGGCAGGCAAAGTGCTGAAGATCAATGCCCGGACTTGA